From the genome of Daphnia pulex isolate KAP4 chromosome 12, ASM2113471v1:
aataataatctgTTATTTTTCCAGACTGTTTGAGAGAGACGGAAGTTTCAGCAGAGATAGTAACCAACTTATCAGCTCTCAGATTCGTTCGATAACTCCTCCCGGCTTTTTGGATCCAATTTCGTGGATAAGGCTCTTCGGGGCCTCCTTCATGTACCTGCCGAAGAAGTGGACAGCTCTTTTGCTTTCGACATCACAAGTCAACTTGTTAAGTATGCTGTGTGTGAGTACAGCTTATAATTTAGTAAGCTGTGTTAGTTTTCAACAGCAAGAAAACGTATCAAAAAGCCAAATGTTACGTATCAGGCCAAAAGGAGTACACTTGGACTGGATCTGACAGCTCTCAACATTCAACGAGGAAGAGATCAACGGCCTGCCAACATACGCTAAAATGCTGGCTTTCTTCGGAAAACCTTTGCCGTCTAGTTTCGACCAATACCGATATTTCCGGTGTTCATGtcaaaataatgaatgaaGTCGTCTCatatcgattttttaaaaatccataaTGTAATGACATATTCGTATCAGGTCGTCAACGCTATGAAGTTCGTGTACGAGTCAGTGTACGACATTGACCTGTTTATTGGCGGAGTGACCAAATAGGCGAATACCCAATAACCGACGCTGTGCTCGGCCCCACATTCGCCGATATCTTCGCCTTTCAATTTTCGAATCTGAGGCGGAGTGATCGTTTCTTTTACAAATTCAATGTCGATCAACCCACCAGCTTCAGATCAGGTACTATAATCAAATGCCCAAAGAAATGGAATCTTATTTGACTGTCTCAGACAGTTGTTCTACTAAAATTTTTCCCTAAtacgttttgtttgtttacgttaGGTCAACTggcagaaattcaaaaagtttctttGGCGCGCATTATATGTGACAACAGCGATGTCATCCAACCCAAAGCTTTCCGCACTCCCCACGAGTATGTGTATCAgtgtattgaatttttattatttatgttgAGGCAGTTCTTTTATTAACAACATGTGTtcactttatttaatttttattcgacTGCTCTATTCGCGGTACTACTCTTCGAGAAAAGTACATAGAATATAGCACACAAGATTAATGATTCATGTATCATTTATCCCCGCAGGATTCAATTAATATTTGGATTTTGGATGATGTTCGAGCTGtctgaaaaagtaaaaatctgTCTCCCTGTCTGTCTGGAACGGGAAGCAGTCCAGCCCAGTCCTGCCGTTCATTATGCTGCGAGTAATCTGTCgactgtcactaggtggctaaaaccTAAAATTATGTCCACCAGATGGCGATGAGTCCATCGGTTAGCGAGTGACAATTGTCGCCATTTTCTCCCGAGACGAAGAGCGAGTGTGATTCTGAATGGAAATCGTTGTGATGTACGGCAAATTGAAAaggtaatttattaattttattttcaatttcttaaaGGATACTGAATGTTGATTATTTGTGTGACAATAGCCTAGTATTTCTATTTCGCTTGGAGCAGCTATGGTACATTTTTCCCAAATGTCGTTAATGATGTCTTTTCCCTATACGGTCCCTGCACCTGCTGCACGTTTTGGTCAAAAAAACTTCAGaacaattaaagtaaatatGTTGTTCAACTTAATTTTATATTAATCTTTCCGCTGTGTCCATGTTGGaaaagcttgccaactgtAGGTGACTTTGCAACACTTATTCTGAGGGATTGCATATGCATAGCTTACGATAACTTCCTTCATTTTGTTATGTCATTTGAGACATTTTTCATTAagagtaattgagtttttttataTGATCGACAGGCTAACAGCCTGCAAAAGTCTGAGCTCCTTTGTTGCTGCCCCTTATGCACACAGGTATttgatgcagccagctggttAAGGAATGttcctcttgctacctgtacctGTAGTCCTGTACTGCTTTTTGAACATAGTTTCTATTTCTAGTTCTTTTAACTATGTTGGTACGACCAACAATTGTGTAGCTTTTTATTTGCAGAAATTTTCtgaatcaataataaaataagataaggTTAACTGTCTAATTTTATTAAGCAAAAAGGTtgtaaaatataagaaattgaaattttgtggAAGTTGAGTGCTGAGTCTAGCAGCAACCTTTTTGACTGTCATCggaatctaaatgaaaaagaatggaataATTGAAAGTAAGATGAGAGATAACTGTAATCCTAATAATTTACCTGAACTCTGGCAGTGATCCTCAAATTCTTAAGGCAGATTTCCAATGTCGGACTCGAGCTTTTGCTTCTTAGTACCCCGCTTTAGCCTCTTAGtggctttctttttcatattccTCTTGGTTTGCCTTGACCTGGGTGCGCATCTCGCCTGATCATCTGTAGTCTCGCTACTCTCCTCTTCGGCTTGACCGTCATCggaatctaaatgaaaaagaatggaataTTTGAAAGTAAGATGAGAGATAACTTTAATCCTAATAATTTACCTGAACTCTGGCAGTGATCCTCAAATTCTTTAGACAGATTTTCAATGTCGGACTCGAGCTTTTGCTTCTTAGTACCCCGCTTTAGCTTCTTGGTGGCCttctttttcatattcttCTTGGTTTGCCCTGACCTGGGTGTGGATCTCGCCTGATCATCTGTAGTCTCGCTACTCTCCTCTTCGGCCTCTGTGTCTGGTTCAAATTGCACCCCTTCATCCTCATTCTTCCCTTCAGCTCCCTTGTCCTCTGTGCCCATTTTGTCTGTTTCCCCTTTGTCTTGGACGCCTTCGTTGTCCTCACCCTCATCACCCTTTTCTGGACTTTCCTCTTCAATAACTTCTGCGACTTCAGCTTCTATACCCACACAGCATTTCTTGAAAATCAAGAATGAATTAACAAAGAAACTAAAATACACACTAACCATTATCTGCTTCATCGGGACTGCTGATGTAATCTGAAACATAAGGTTCAATATTGTACTCAAATTCCTCAGAGGATGAGCTTGAGGGGGGTGGATCAACTCCTATTCAAATGATTAAAGTTAATCTTGGCGGAtaacatgaaaaatatttatattacGGTGGCTTGAACAAATTATGCAAATAAACGTAGAGGGTTTATTAAAGGCCTGGCACCTAGAAGATAAAGAAtgatacatttaaaaaactcaGATAGAATTGAGGACTTGACTTACGTGGGGCAATACCAAAggtattcattttctttatccaTATTGGTTAATGGTTACTTTCACAGCAAAATTGCCAAAATAGCGCGAAAAGCATGCAATAATACAGATCGAAATCTCAATGGCGTGGCCGACCGATCATTAAATTTATATGTGGCTGCCCTAACATTAAAATTATCTGTCAGTGCAGTGCTCTACGCAATTTGAGcacatttgatttattgttttcgtTTAATATATCGCAGTCTCTTCGATAACTTATAATTCTTACATCAAGCCTACTGTTGGAAAACCTAAAattgtttctcatcaactttttGAGAAAAAGTTAAAGGGTTGTGCAGCCTACTGTcaattttgatcaaaatctttgtattcttttttctgtcaaAATGACGCAGGTAACAAGAAACACTAGCTTTGTTACAGTATTGCTGAaatattcttctcatctttatTAAGTTCttcataattatctgctgtttgAATTGGACTTGCTAAATCACaactctcattccatcttccaGAGAACCTTAGATATCTGATTAGATCAGTAGTTTCATGTGTGTTCCATGGACACTGAGTGAAAACATATTGATTGTAAATTGTGTGTATGgtgaaatttgacattttttagcATGATTAAGAGGTAAACCTTGTCTGGATTCCTTTTTGAGTTAACCAAATGTaaaatttgtgtgtgaatttacaGATATTTTAGCCTATAATTTTGAACTGGCCAATTCATCTGATCACGAGGCCTGAACATATGCTGTTCATTTTGCTGAAATGTTCATTATGTTCCTTGCTGTGCTTCCTGACCTACTGTGCCTCATCACAAACCCCAAGCGGAAACATTTGATAACAATTAAAGTAACTATGTTAATGACTTTCTCTACAATAAAACTGATGTAGATTAATTTGAGATTTAGACAGTACGTTCATTAGCTTCACAAAACCCTAATTGATGCCGACAAATGAATGTTTCTCAAtgatatttaaacatttgaagTGTGagccatcttttattttcctttagGGACTTTCTAAAAGGattagtaaacaaaaaatagttgaTGCCAGCAAAACCAGCTATCTCAGTGACGACAACTAAATGAGGTTTTATTAAAAAGTGATAGAAAGTGAACCCTCGATTATTTTAAGCAaggttaaaaaataagaataattttttccgtGATTTTCAGCACATCATTTACAAAGAATACTAGCCAGTCATAAttggtaaaataatattatcaTCTTTAGCTCATACTGATATTAGCTGTAGGTTCACAATtctaatgttgttgttttaggTCCCACTCCCACGATGGCTGCCAAAGTTACATCTGACAATGGttgttaattgttatttgaGCACTGCGAAAGTGCGAATCCGGCCGTGTTTAATGAATTCTCCACTGCCGCCTTCCGCATGGGCCACCTTCAATTGAAAAGCTTCATACAGTGTGTGTTACAATCGGTTACAATTTCACCCAGATAACTTATTCAAGCTGCGTTAATTTCCAGTAACAAGAAAACGTaacaaaaaatccattttatCAACAGGTTAAAGGGGGAGACATTGCGGCTTGATCTGACAGCTCTCAACATTCAACGAGTAAGAGATCACGGGCTACCAACAAACGCTAAAATGCTGGCTTTATTCGGAAAACCTTAACCGTCAAGTTTCGACGAACTACTTCCATTAATACCATTAGAGGTGAGCATCAATCATACTTTGACATGTCTTTGTCGTTGGTGTCGAAATAATTAACAGGTCATAGAATTCTTTCGCTCCATTACGCAATGGCGTGTTTGTATAAGGTCGTTAAGGCAATGAAGTACGTGTACGAGTCATACGACATTGACCAGTTTATCGGCGGAGTGTCCGAATACCCGGGGCTGTGCTCGGCTCCACATTCGCAAATATCTTCGCAAATCAGTTTACGAATTTGAGGTGGACCGATCGCTACTTCTACAATGTCAATCAACCCATCGGCTTTAGTTCAGGTGAAATTAAATAACCGATGAAATAGCTCATTAATCTTTGACagtctttttcagttttcctgCTATAACTTTCTGACCAtacgattttggtttttaatttttttatcaggtCAACtagatgaaatt
Proteins encoded in this window:
- the LOC124209182 gene encoding dentin sialophosphoprotein-like; its protein translation is MFQITSAVPMKQIMVSVYFSFFVNSFLIFKKCCVGIEAEVAEVIEEESPEKGDEGEDNEGVQDKGETDKMGTEDKGAEGKNEDEGVQFEPDTEAEEESSETTDDQARSTPRSGQTKKNMKKKATKKLKRGTKKQKLESDIENLSKEFEDHCQSSDSDDGQAEEESSETTDDQARCAPRSRQTKRNMKKKATKRLKRGTKKQKLESDIGNLP